The genomic region GCTACCTTAAGTGTGCGAGCTCACCAGGCTGGTTCCCACCAAAATAAAGGCTGGGAAGTCTTTACAGATGAAGTGATCAGACTAATTTCCCAAGAAAAAGAAAATGTTGTTTTCATGCTTTGGGGTGGATATGCCAAGAAAAAATCCAAGCTAATCGATAGTTCCAAACATCTTATTTTAACCAGTGGTCATCCTTCACCATTAAGTGCAAATAGAGGATACTGGTTTGGAAACAAACATTTTAGTAAAGCCAACAAGTATTTGCAATCAAAAGGGAAAAATCCAATTAACTGGTAAGCAAACTCAATAATTGCAATTAGAATCTATATCCAAGGTTGACCATAAACTGACCAGCTATTGTTGGTGATCTCTCACTGAACAAGTTTCTTCCTATACCACCGCTTAGGTCTAATAAAAAACCACCTTTAGAAACAAACTTACCGCCCAAACCGAATCCTATGGCAAAGTCGGTATAGTCATAAGTATCATAAATATAATCGTCAACGCCTGCGTCGTAGTAATATCCATCTTCATATTCACCATTGGATAACATTCCAAAACCATGAACATAAAATCCACGCGCATATTTAGAACTAAAGAAATGCTTGTATTTCCCGGTTAATGAGAGCTCTTTATAATAAGCATCATTGAGATAATCATCCTTAGTTGGATGGTAAAAAGCTTCGATCGCCCAGGTAGAATTTTCAGAAATTATGCGTTCATAGGTAATATCCACGATACCGAAGGCAACGAGATTGAAAGCATTCAGACTTAATTCTTGATTTCCGGATTCCCTTGAAATTGCGCTGGAAATACTGTCGTTGGTCTGGCTAAAGCCCAGAGATGTAGCTGCTAAAAGCAAGCAGGTAAGTAAGAATTTCATTTAAGAGGTAGATTATTTAGCCCTGAAATTATGAATTAATTCCTTACAATCTACTTTTTCGGAAATAAGTTTAAGTCTTTTTAAATAGTCCTGAACTTCAATTAGATCCTGATTGGCAATTTGCTGCTGACTCCAATGGGTGAGATCAAGCCATTTACGGATATCTTCCAGTTTCTGTCCGTATCTTTTTGCCAGTTCAACATCTATATTTTTCTGAATTTTAAAATCGCTTGTTTCAGTATTCAAAACATCCAGCATTTGAACAAGCTCATCAGGTTTTTCATCGATCGCATTTTGAGAAGCGGCAATAACAAAACAAGGCCATGGAGTAGGGCAGTCGGCAATAAGTCTGAAGGTATTATTGTCTACCAGAGGTTTTGTAGTAAAATGTTCCCACATAAAATACTGTGCATCATCCTGTCTTAAAGCTTCAATAGCTCCATTTAAATTGTGAACGATTTCGAATTTTAGTGAATCTGTATTCCACCCAACATTTTCAGCA from Christiangramia sp. OXR-203 harbors:
- a CDS encoding substrate-binding domain-containing protein, translated to MTKIKVGGVPEHFNLPWHRCIENNKFTEAGIDLEWREVPEGTGAMCNLLREEEIDVAVILTEGITRDIINGNQSKIIQNYIGSPLIWGIHVDGRSSFKNINDLKGSKAAISREGSGSHLMAYVNAENVGWNTDSLKFEIVHNLNGAIEALRQDDAQYFMWEHFTTKPLVDNNTFRLIADCPTPWPCFVIAASQNAIDEKPDELVQMLDVLNTETSDFKIQKNIDVELAKRYGQKLEDIRKWLDLTHWSQQQIANQDLIEVQDYLKRLKLISEKVDCKELIHNFRAK